The stretch of DNA TCAAAATTTTCGACTTGAGTTTGGGTGATAGTGTTGGGAGACGTATTGAAGATTTCCCTGTGGTTCCTTTAAGCTATAAAGCCCGTCGTCCTTGGGTCAATGAGGGTGTGTATATTAGTGGCACGGTTAATTGGATGGCTACTAAAAATAAGTTGAAACATGATTGGATAATTGACATTACTATTGACCAATTTGTGATCGTTTCGCTTGATTTACGGACAGAGACATTTAGTCAGTTGTTGCTCCCTCGGGGTTTTGATAAAGTGCCACATGTTGAACCGTCTATTTCTGTATTGATGGACTCTTTATGCTTTTCTCATAATattgatgaaaaatattttgttatatggcAGATGAAGGAATTTGGAGTTCAAGAGTCTTGGATTCAGTTACTTAAAATTAGTTATGGTACTATTCGAAATGTTTTTGATCCAAAGATATATTGCACTGAATGGGTTTCTTACTGTCGTTTTATGTTTATGCACCCATTGTGTTTTTCTGAGAATGGTGATACATTGATGTTGGCATGCGATTGTAGAAAGCATCCAAAGCATGCAATTCTCTATAATTTGAGAGATAACAGCGCAGTGAACACTAGAATTACCAATCATATACATTGGTTACGTACGAAGAATTATGTTGAAAGCTTGGTTCCGACTCATTGGAATTAaagtaagttcatttttgttcaTCATTATTATGTGAATTCTTTATATTGTTTGAAAATCCTTGCGGATACAAAATTGTATTGTTGCATTTTGTCTTATACTACTTGTTTGAAACTTTGGCACCATTTTTTTGGTGATGGATATCTTtgattctattatttttatcttcttttagCACAGGGCTATTTATATTGAGGGAATTTCTATGTGATTTGTTATAAGAGTTATGGGAACTTTACTACACAttatatctctcattattatttcaAAGTGGAGACTTAaataagtcttttttttttctttcacacaAAAATTGGATTTTGAACAATTTTCATGCATACTACGAGTATCTTAGTTGAAGC from Cicer arietinum cultivar CDC Frontier isolate Library 1 chromosome 3, Cicar.CDCFrontier_v2.0, whole genome shotgun sequence encodes:
- the LOC101498017 gene encoding F-box/kelch-repeat protein At3g23880-like, yielding METGSATSPVVLSDDLFFEVLSFLNVKSLMKLKCVAKSWNSLISHPTFIKSHCLRSKRNPHITLSLASFNHYYDKSVIPFPLTRLLNNPLIKIPHDPYYQLSKKDCCFIVGSCNGLLCLLRHDNTENPKDSTFTARIMFRLWNPATKTLSNKIQIRWRKFINPPFGFVMYHFAFGYDFSTDIYKAVVYFTLGSVTMVKIFDLSLGDSVGRRIEDFPVVPLSYKARRPWVNEGVYISGTVNWMATKNKLKHDWIIDITIDQFVIVSLDLRTETFSQLLLPRGFDKVPHVEPSISVLMDSLCFSHNIDEKYFVIWQMKEFGVQESWIQLLKISYGTIRNVFDPKIYCTEWVSYCRFMFMHPLCFSENGDTLMLACDCRKHPKHAILYNLRDNSAVNTRITNHIHWLRTKNYVESLVPTHWN